CCCAACCACGGGTACCGTCACCGCTGTAGCCAATCCGACGACTATCAGAAACGCCATTTCAAGTTTCCGGGATGAAACGCCGCGCGCTTCGGCGCTATCTCTCATGATAGACGCAAACAAAAGCGGTCGGTAGAGTACGCCTAGAATCAGGACACAGACAAGGCCAAGCACAACCGTGTCCAGCACCTGACTCAGGCTCACGCCCACCAATTGACCGAACAACAATGCATAGGCGCCCGTTGCGTAATGCTCATTCAACGTGAGAAACAGTGCACCTGTCCCGAGCGCCACGACCAATGTCAACGCGGTGACGACGTCATGGCGGCCACGCTTGCCGAGCATCCCGATGCTGAGTGCACCGCCCAACGCAAACACAACAAGCCCTACTAAAGGGTTGATATCCAACAACACCGCGCCCGCAGCGCCTGCGAATCCAGCCTTAGGCAGTACGTGTGCGACAAACGACGAGCCCCGTAAAATCACAAAGAATCCAACCAAACCAGACAATATGGCGACAACGGTGCCACTGATGAGGGCGTGGAACATAAATGGCAAGGTAATCAAGTCCAATGGAAAGACCATTTGCAAAAACTGCCCCATTACGCCACCTCCTCGCGGCGCGCTGTAACCGCGCCATGCGCGTGCCGCCGCTCGGGCCACAGCCGCGATAATAAATAGAAGACAAGAACAAGTACCGCAATAAAGAAACTGACTGGCCATCCCCGATGAACTGGCGGCCACAGATAGCTGTCGTACGCCAGGAGAATGCCAAGCCCAGTCGCCACCACGCCAATCCCAGCCGACAACACAGAAGCCAAGCCAACTCTCGATGTCAGGCGAATGGCTGTCGCAGGCGGTCCGATGATCAGCGCCGTACTGAGCAGGGAACCCACAACCAATGATCCATCCTCAATCGCTATCGCGAGTAAAATCATAAACAAGATACCGACCAATCGAACGGGAATCCCACGCGTCTGGGCAATCTCCGGGTTGACCGAACAGACTAACAGCGGACGGTAAATGATGAGTAGCACGACCAGTGCTGCAAGTCCGGTGAATGTCACAATAGGAATAATGCCGGGATTGAGCACGAACATTGAGCCAAACAACACCATCATCGGCGCACTCGCATTACTGGTGAACCGGGTGTCAAAATAGAGAAACAGTGATCCTAATCCCATCGCGAAAGATAGAATGATTCCAGTCGCCACATCCCGATTGCGCGCCCTGTCGCCCAGCCATTCCACGCCGGCACCCGCCAAGATGCCAAACGAGATGAATCCATACCACGCGTTCACGCCGACCAGAAAGGAGCCAGACGCCCCCGCCGCCCCGATGTCTGTCAACACATGGCCAACAAACGACTGCCCGCGAAGCACTACAAACACGCCAACCACACCAGAAATCACGGCGACGAGGATGCCAACCAGAAGTGCGTGCAGCACTTCTTCACTCTGCAACAACCCCGGCGCAAAAACATAGTGCAAAAATGTCGTCACGAGTTCATCACATCCTCGTGATCGCCACAGTGAAAGCCGCCCAGCAAATCGACGACGTCCGCTTCCTCGTCTCTACCGCCGACGACAAGTACTCGCCCGCGAACGCGAAGCACTTCCACCTCGTAGCCATAGAGCCTTGATAGCACTTCGCTTTGAATAACCGAATCCACCTCACCCATGGCCGCATGTCCCTCAGCCAAATACAAGACTTTGTCCATATGGCCGAGCAGTGGGTTCATGTCGTGCGCGACGAGAATGACAGCAATCCCGCGCTCTTTTCCCAGTCTTCCAACCAAACGAACGACCTCGTGCGCACTGCGAATATCGAGATTCGACAAAGGTTCGTCCAGCAATAAAATTTTTGGATCCGTCAACAGCGCCTGCGCAATGAGCAATCGCTGCTGCTCACCACCTGAGAGTCGGCCTACCGGAGCGTCCGCAAAGCGGAGTGCGTCCACCGCCTCCAGCACTTCGTCGATGCGCTCGCGCCGTTTCCGGCTCGGCAACGGCACACCAAAGCGGTGACCGTCGAGGCCGAGCCCCACCAAGTCGCGGCCGCGAAGTGGTGTGTCGGGATCGAGATGGATTTTCTGTGGCACATAACCAATCGCCCGGT
Above is a genomic segment from Alicyclobacillus acidoterrestris containing:
- a CDS encoding metal ABC transporter permease, which codes for MGQFLQMVFPLDLITLPFMFHALISGTVVAILSGLVGFFVILRGSSFVAHVLPKAGFAGAAGAVLLDINPLVGLVVFALGGALSIGMLGKRGRHDVVTALTLVVALGTGALFLTLNEHYATGAYALLFGQLVGVSLSQVLDTVVLGLVCVLILGVLYRPLLFASIMRDSAEARGVSSRKLEMAFLIVVGLATAVTVPVVGALLSFSLMIGPAATARYLTHRPGKSLVCSVGIAILTIWAALVLGYDTSWPIGFFVSSISALLYGVVRVGASLQKRRVVGKTDAHIRPLDGVVGQK
- a CDS encoding metal ABC transporter permease, whose product is MTTFLHYVFAPGLLQSEEVLHALLVGILVAVISGVVGVFVVLRGQSFVGHVLTDIGAAGASGSFLVGVNAWYGFISFGILAGAGVEWLGDRARNRDVATGIILSFAMGLGSLFLYFDTRFTSNASAPMMVLFGSMFVLNPGIIPIVTFTGLAALVVLLIIYRPLLVCSVNPEIAQTRGIPVRLVGILFMILLAIAIEDGSLVVGSLLSTALIIGPPATAIRLTSRVGLASVLSAGIGVVATGLGILLAYDSYLWPPVHRGWPVSFFIAVLVLVFYLLSRLWPERRHAHGAVTARREEVA
- a CDS encoding metal ABC transporter ATP-binding protein, coding for MQVDHVLELNDIVVQFGQRTVLDHIDVAIEAGEFVGLIGPNGAGKTTLLRVILGLLSPNHGEVRVDGKPVRKRNRAIGYVPQKIHLDPDTPLRGRDLVGLGLDGHRFGVPLPSRKRRERIDEVLEAVDALRFADAPVGRLSGGEQQRLLIAQALLTDPKILLLDEPLSNLDIRSAHEVVRLVGRLGKERGIAVILVAHDMNPLLGHMDKVLYLAEGHAAMGEVDSVIQSEVLSRLYGYEVEVLRVRGRVLVVGGRDEEADVVDLLGGFHCGDHEDVMNS